Proteins from a genomic interval of Oncorhynchus nerka isolate Pitt River linkage group LG13, Oner_Uvic_2.0, whole genome shotgun sequence:
- the LOC115139869 gene encoding CCN family member 1-like: MFSLVSLRRTVSTLFVLLSSAAVMVESDCPAQCSCGPSPPLCPVGVSWVTDACGCCKVCARQFNQDCSPSQPCDHIKGLHCHLGAGGNPERGLCRAEAKGQSCEFSGRVYQHGEDFQPSCQHQCSCMDGVVGCMPLCPHQVSLPDWRCSQPRLARPLGRCCAEWVCDDNNHISEDPEEPPQVALPNPQPLPNHINNQLQEQPRYQASTGVTFREVVPLPKSQVLLSARCFPQTTDWTECSTTCGMGISSRVTNNNADCQLVRETRLCQVRQCDLRLTPAIKRGKKCQRSVRPQEPISINFAGCYTARHYRPRSCGSCVDRRCCTPSLTRTVRLRFHCPDGEGFTRNVMWIQRCSCKKSCHIHGSPSRPSVSLHNDIHTFRH, from the exons ATGTTTTCTCTGGTTAGTTTGAGAAGGACTGTTTCTACCCTGTTCGTTCTCCTCTCCAGTGCTGCTGTCATG GTGGAGAGTGACTGTCCTGCCCAGTGCTCTTGTGGCCCATCACCCCCATTGTGCCCAGTGGGCGTTAGCTGGGTGACAGACGCCTGTGGCTGCTGTAAGGTGTGTGCCAGGCAGTTCAACCAGGACTGCAGCCCCAGCCAGCCCTGTGACCACATCAAGGGCCTGCACTGCCACCTGGGGGCTGGGGGAAACCCAGAGAGAGGCCTGTGCCGAG CGGAGGCCAAGGGCCAGTCCTGCGAGTTCAGCGGGCGTGTCTACCAGCATGGAGAGGACTTCCAGCCCAGCTGCCAGCACCAGTGCAGCTGCATGGATGGGGTGGTGGGCTGCATGCCACTCTGCCCCCACCAGGTGTCCCTGCCCGACTGGCGCTGCTCCCAGCCAAGGCTGGCACGGCCCTTGGGCCGTTGCTGTGCGGAGTGGGTCTGTGACGACAACAACCACATCAGTGAGGACCCAGAGGAACCTCCACAGGTAGCCCTGCCCAACCCACAACCCCTCCCAAACCACATCAACAACCAGCTCCAGGAACAGCCACGCTATCAGGCCAGCACTGGAGTCACCTTTAGAG AGGTGGTGCCCCTCCCCAAGTCCCAGGTGTTGCTAAGCGCCAGATGCTTCCCGCAGACCACTGATTGGACGGAATGTTCCACTACCTGTGGGATGGGCATCTCCAGTCGGGTGACCAATAACAACGCAGACTGCCAGCTTGTCAGAGAGACACGACTGTGTCAAGTCCGCCAATGTGACCTGCGACTTACCCCAGCAATCAAG AGGGGAAAGAAGTGCCAGCGTTCAGTGCGCCCTCAGGAGCCAATCAGCATCAACTTTGCTGGCTGCTACACAGCACGGCACTATCGACCTCGCAGCTGCGGCTCCTGTGTGGACAGACGATGCTGCACCCCTTCACTGACCCGCACCGTCCGCCTGCGCTTCCACTGTCCCGACGGAGAGGGCTTCACACGCAACGTCATGTGGATCCAGCGCTGCAGCTGCAAGAAGAGCTGTCACATTCACGGCTCCCCCTCAAGGCCCTCTGTCAGCCTACACAATGACATCCACACCTTCAGGCACTGA